One window of the Montipora foliosa isolate CH-2021 chromosome 4, ASM3666993v2, whole genome shotgun sequence genome contains the following:
- the LOC137999430 gene encoding uncharacterized protein: MALRRLYNTEKRLLKNPEIAGAYSENITQYLEKGYIRKIDPTEEKPARRWYLPHFPVVRLDRVTTKTRIVFDASAKFGGVSLNDVIYQGPKLQKDLKDVLLRFRRHPVGLVCDIAEMYLRIEVTPKDRSCQRFLWRSLDQQTKPEEYEFNRVVFGINSSPFQAQFVSQTHAEKHKDELPLAAEAVLKSTYMDDSMDSVLDDSQGIELYKQLDELWSKAGMHARKWLSNSSQVLEKIPIKDRASEVDINKDPLPTVKTLGITWLPEEDVFTFKAHPPEENFQLTKRNFLKRIATLFDPVGFLAPFIIRAKVMMQEMWVAGLKWDELCPRELVHKSQEWFSELEELPTIKFPRCLRLTTRVDQYPVN, from the exons ATGGCCCTTCGCCGATTGTACAACACTGAGAAACGTTTACTGAAGAATCCAGAGATTGCAGGAGCCTACTCAGAAAACATCACTCAATATCTGGAGAAGGGCTACATTCGCAAGATCGACCCAACCGAAGAAAAACCCGCAAGGAGATGGTACCTGCCACACTTTCCCGTTGTAAGACTAGACAGAGTTACAACAAAGACTCGCATCGTATTTGATGCCTCTGCAAAATTTGGCGGAGTCTCCCTCAATGACGTCATTTATCAGGGACCGAAACTGcagaaagatttgaaagatGTTTTACTTCGATTCAGGAGACACCCTGTTGGACTCGTTTGTGACATCGCTGAGATGTATTTAAGAATTGAAGTTACACCTAAGGACCGATCGTGTCAACGTTTCTTATGGAGATCCTTAGATCAGCAGACAAAACCAGAAGAGTACGAGTTCAACCGAGTTGTCTTTGGGATAAACTCGTCGCCTTTCCAAGCTCAGTTCGTCTCCCAAACTCATGCTGAGAAGCATAAAGATGAGCTCCCCTTAGCTGCAGAAGCTGTGTTAAAGTCAACATACATGGATGACAGTATGGATTCGGTGTTGGACGACAGTCAAGGTATTGAGTTGTACAAGCAGTTAGATGAGCTGTGGAGTAAGGCAGGAATGCACGCTCGTAAATGGTTGTCCAATTCATCCCAGGTTCTAGAGAAGATACCAATCAAGGACAGAGCATCCGAGGTGGACATCAACAAGGATCCCCTACCAACAGTAAAGACACTGGGAATCACGTGGCTTCCAGAGGAAGACGTGTTTACGTTTAAAGCACATCCGCCCGAAGAAAACTTTCAGCTCACTAAACGGAATTTTCTGAAGAGAATCGCCACATTATTTGACCCAGTTGGGTTTTTGGCACCATTTATCATTCGAGCCAAAGTTATGATGCAGGAGATGTGGGTGGCGGGACTCAAATGGGACGAGTTATGCCCAAGGGAGTTGGTTCACAAGTCTCAAGAATGGTTCTCTGAACTGGAAGAGCTACCAACGATTAAATTTCCCAGATGTTTACG GTTAACTACGAGAGTGGATCAGTATCCAGTCAACTAG
- the LOC138001407 gene encoding ATP-dependent DNA helicase pif1-like: MLAPTGKAAYIIKGNTIHSALAIPACQSLKTYKRLDSNRLNSLRTQLGGVKLIFIDEISMVGNTMFNVQIDNRLKDIKGSPLPFGVVSIIAIGDLFQLQPVMDDYIFNDLKTEYGILAPNLWQELFKMFELKEIMRQRESKQFAELLNRLREGKQTNEDIRVLKQRILQPSGSNYPVDAPHLFIQNAKVNDFNDKVHQASQGTKYNIRAHDSVIGATSQEVRDKILKQIPLDPRKTKQLHGLLNIAVGERTEISLNTRIDDGMTNGAGNVIKLIQVHQTTYPSGIVWVQCDHTDVGAKTRRENRHLYVSGIQPTWTPIKPVTTQFAVGRNRAVQVVRKQFPLRPASAKTIHRSQGDTETRIVVNFETKRAIPHIHYVGLSRVTAIEGLHITNLCEDKITVSPAVEKEMLRLRGEGKLDLCLSPIYTAPESSIKLSFLNARLLHKHINDVLADRNYLSTDICVFSETRFNGSDSDTMYKIGEHILFRNDAASQHNERPCGGTAVYTRIDYYPGYPYCCNQNGIEITVMRFMIIPHITVIAIYRSPSIPIRHLCSAIRELLPLSSTTLKVFIGDFNVNWLNITERATLYSLFITENHYRQLMSCYTTDNKTCIDHIYTNMDEDKIQANVWETYFSDHKAIYALINGF; this comes from the coding sequence ATGCTAGCGCCTACAGGAAAAGCTGCATATATCATCAAAGGTAACACCATACACAGTGCATTAGCAATACCAGCCTGTCAGTCACTAAAGACCTACAAACGACTTGACTCTAATAGACTGAATTCCCTGAGAACTCAGCTCGGTGGTGTTAAACTGATTTTCATAGACGAAATATCAATGGTTGGCAACACAATGTTTAATGTACAGATTGATAACAGGCTGAAAGACATCAAAGGCAGTCCATTACCCTTTGGGGTTGTCAGCATTATAGCCATTGGTGATTTGTTTCAGCTACAGCCAGTCATGGATGATTACATATTCAATGATTTGAAGACAGAGTATGGCATCCTTGCTCCAAATCTATGGCAGGaactttttaaaatgtttgagtTAAAAGAAATAATGAGGCAAAGAGAAAGCAAACAATTTGCTGAATTGCTTAACAGGTTAAGGGAAGGAAAGCAAACCAATGAAGACATCAGAGTATTAAAACAACGAATCTTGCAACCCAGTGGTTCAAATTATCCAGTAGATGCTCCTCATCTTTTCATACAAAATGCAAAAGTTAATGATTTCAATGATAAAGTGCACCAAGCTTCACAAGGCACAAAATACAATATTAGAGCCCATGACAGTGTTATTGGGGCAACTTCCCAAGAAGTCAGGGATAAGATCTTAAAGCAAATACCCCTAGATCCAAGGAAAACTAAACAATTACATGGTTTGCTAAACATAGCAGTTGGTGAAAGAACTGAAATTTCCTTAAATACTAGAATTGATGACGGTATGACAAACGGTGCTGGCAATGTGATAAAGCTTATACAGGTGCATCAAACCACTTATCCATCTGGAATAGTATGGGTACAGTGTGATCACACTGATGTTGGTGCAAAAACTAGGCGGGAAAACAGACATTTATATGTCTCTGGTATTCAACCTACATGGACTCCCATAAAGCCAGTCACCACACAATTTGCTGTTGGTAGGAATAGAGCTGTTCAAGTTGTAAGGAAACAATTTCCTTTAAGACCAGCTTCAGCAAAAACTATTCACCGGTCACAAGGTGATACAGAGACGAGAattgttgttaattttgaaACCAAAAGAGCTATTCCTCACATACATTATGTCGGCCTTAGCCGTGTGACAGCCATAGAAGGTCTACATATTACTAACCTATGCGAAGATAAAATTACTGTCAGTCCAGCTGTCGAGAAAGAAATGTTACGTCTTAGGGGAGAAGGCAAACTTGATCTTTGCCTTTCTCCTATCTACACTGCTCCAGAATCGTCTATAAAGTTATCTTTTCTGAATGCACGTTTATTGCATAAGCACATTAATGATGTACTTGCAGATAGAAACTACTTGAGTACAGATATATGTGTTTTTTCGGAAACAAGATTCAATGGTTCTGATAGTGATACTATGTATAAAATTGGAGAACACATTTTATTTCGAAATGATGCAGCTTCGCAGCATAATGAAAGACCATGTGGTGGAACTGCAGTGTATACTCGTATTGATTACTATCCTGGATATCCATACTGCTGCAATCAAAATGGCATAGAGATAACAGTTATGAGATTCATGATAATTCCTCATATCACTGTCATAGCTATATATCGCTCTCCCTCAATTCCAATCAGACATCTTTGTTCAGCAATTAGAGAATTATTGCCATTGTCATCTACAACTTTAAAAGTTTTTATTGGAGATTTCAATGTTAACTGGTTAAATATAACAGAAAGAGCAACATTGTATAGTCTCTTTATTACTGAGAACCACTATCGGCAGCTTATGTCCTGCTACACAACAGACAATAAAACCTGTATTGACCATATCTATACTAATATGGATGAAGATAAGATTCAGGCCAATGTTTGGGAGACTTATTTTTCTGATCATAAGGCAATTTATGCCCTGATAAATGGTTTTTAG
- the LOC138001408 gene encoding uncharacterized protein, whose protein sequence is MGIPGSETALEELMCRVLGDLLQEGCVAKIAYDLYCGGNSHQELLLNWRKVLSALDRCNLRLSSAKTIICPASTTILGWIWSQGSIRASPHRVAALASCEPPKNVRGLRAFVGSYKMLGRVLSGAAKLLAPLESRTAGRQSQDTISWSDELLVCFRSCQEALTSNRSITLPKPDDQLWIATDGSVKMNGLGATLYVLRDQKLHLAGYFSAKFKKHQASWLPCEIEALSIAAAVKHFAPYIIQSKSKTYVLTDSKPCVQAFDKLCCGQFSSSPRVTSFLSSVSRYQITLLHLAGSVNLPSDFASRNAPACNDPRCQVCSFVFEAEDLAVRPISVHDVLSRKMSLPFTSRSAWLQSQLECPDLRRVHSHLKQGTRPSKKLTNIKDVKRYLNLVSISRDGLLVVKRDEPFAAPRECIVIPRSVVDGFLAALHVKLDHPSRHQMKLVSQRYFFALDLDKALDRCSQCCHLCSSLKKVPSSLIEQSTSDPPDGFGISFAADIIKRYRQLVLVVRETSTSFTAACLLDNERRESIRSGLLRLCLELRPLSGPPSVIRVDPAPGFASLGDDEILKQYGFAVEVSRVKNPNKNPVAEKCVAELGDELLRVCPEGGTISPLFLAVATANLNTRIRNRGLSAREMWLQRDQFTNAQIPFSDLQVVRQQKSLRLRNHPTSERSKAPGCCPRPATPVQVGDLVYITSDGSKTSARNRYLVVSVDGLWCNVRKFTGSQLRSTSYRVKLSECYRVPALTETTSNLSRHYSSASYPEDTDEEPLTSEHVDEEPTPLLTPQSTPSPAPAVVPSELATPPDPQPDIHHVPESSPPPSGSMTVDIDAHIPEPTSSPGPRRSSRSTRRPAYLKDYITY, encoded by the coding sequence ATGGGAATCCCCGGTTCCGAAACGGCCCTCGAGGAGCTAATGTGCCGCGTCCTGGGTGATCTCCTTCAGGAAGGGTGTGTCGCTAAGATTGCTTACGACTTGTATTGTGGTGGTAACTCCCATCAAGAGCTCCTTTTAAACTGGCGAAAAGTCCTCTCGGCTCTCGATCGCTGCAACCTTCGCCTCTCATCTGCGAAAACCATAATCTGCCCAGCTTCTACCACCATTCTCGGTTGGATATGGTCCCAGGGCTCGATCCGCGCTTCTCCCCATCGTGTAGCTGCTCTTGCTTCTTGTGAGCCACCCAAGAATGTACGTGGTCTACGTGCTTTTGTTGGCTCATACAAAATGCTTGGTCGGGTCCTTAGTGGAGCTGCTAAACTCCTCGCTCCTCTCGAGTCGCGTACGGCTGGTCGTCAATCTCAAGACACCATCTCTTGGTCTGATGAGCTCCTAGTGTGTTTTCGCTCCTGTCAAGAAGCACTCACGTCTAACAGATCCATCACACTCCCCAAGCCTGATGATCAACTTTGGATCGCAACCGATGGTTCCGTCAAGATGAATGGCCTCGGCGCCACTCTTTATGTGCTTCGTGACCAGAAGCTCCACCTTGCCGGATACTTCAGTGCCAAATTTAAAAAGCATCAAGCCTCCTGGTTACCATGTGAAATAGAGGCATTGTCTATTGCCGCTGCTGTCAAGCATTTTGCCCCTTATATAATTCAATCAAAGTCTAAGACTTATGTACTGACTGACAGCAAGCCGTGTGTCCAGGCCTTTGACAAGCTCTGCTGTGGACAGTTCTCCTCCAGTCCCCGAGTGACTTCGTTTTTATCATCTGTTAGCCGTTACCAAATCACACTGCTCCATTTGGCTGGTTCTGTAAACCTGCCTTCTGACTTTGCTAGTCGTAACGCACCAGCTTGCAACGACCCTCGCTGCCAAGTTTGTTCATTTGTATTCGAAGCTGAAGACCTAGCTGTGCGTCCCATTTCTGTTCATGATGTGCTATCGCGGAAGATGTCCCTTCCTTTCACAAGCCGTTCCGCCTGGCTCCAATCGCAACTAGAGTGCCCGGATTTGAGACGTGTCCACTCTCATCTTAAGCAGGGCACTCGCCCGTCAAAGAAGCTGACAAACATTAAAGATGTCAAGCGTTACCTGAACCTGGTCTCCATTTCCCGTGACGGCCTACTCGTCGTAAAACGCGATGAACCTTTCGCTGCGCCCCGTGAATGTATTGTCATTCCACGCTCTGTTGTTGATGGCTTCCTTGCTGCCTTACACGTGAAGCTGGACCACCCCTCCCGTCACCAGATGAAACTGGTTTCACAGCGTTATTTCTTCGCTTTAGATTTGGACAAAGCCCTGGATCGGTGCTCGCAGTGTTGCCACCTATGCTCTTCCCTGAAGAAAGTTCCATCCAGCCTCATTGAACAATCAACCTCTGATCCCCCCGACGGCTTTGGTATTTCCTTCGCTGCAGACATCATAAAGCGCTACCGTCAGCTAGTACTTGTCGTCCGCGAGACGTCCACGTCCTTCACTGCAGCCTGCTTGTTGGATAACGAACGTCGTGAATCCATTCGCTCTGGTCTCCTCCGTTTGTGCCTTGAGCTGCGACCGCTGTCTGGCCCCCCTTCCGTCATAAGGGTAGATCCCGCTCCTGGCTTTGCTTCTTTAGGTGACGATGAAATCCTTAAGCAGTATGGCTTTGCCGTGGAAGTCAGCCGAGTCAAAAACCCGAACAAGAATCCTGTGGCAGAGAAATGCGTCGCAGAACTTGGTGATGAGCTTCTACGTGTTTGTCCTGAGGGTGGTACAATCAGTCCTCTTTTCTTAGCTGTGGCGACAGCCAATCTCAACACCCGTATCCGCAACAGAGGATTGTCTGCCCGCGAGATGTGGCTTCAACGCGATCAATTCACTAACGCACAGATCCCTTTTTCCGACCTCCAAGTTGTTCGACAACAAAAGTCGTTGCGGCTCCGTAACCACCCCACAAGTGAGAGATCCAAAGCCCCAGGATGTTGCCCTCGCCCGGCCACGCCCGTTCAAGTAGGCGATTTGGTGTACATTACTTCTGATGGCTCCAAGACCAGTGCCCGCAATCGGTATCTTGTGGTCTCCGTGGATGGCCTATGGTGCAACGTACGCAAGTTCACCGGTTCACAGCTGCGTTCTACCTCCTATCGCGTCAAGCTGTCCGAATGTTATCGTGTTCCTGCCCTAACAGAGACCACGTCTAACCTCTCTCGTCATTACAGCTCCGCTTCCTACCCTGAAGATACCGACGAAGAGCCTCTCACCTCTGAGCACGTTGACGAGGAACCCACTCCCCTCCTTACACCTCAGAGCACTCCGAGTCCGGCTCCTGCCGTAGTTCCTAGCGAGCTCGCTACCCCACCAGATCCTCAGCCTGACATTCATCATGTGCCCGAGTCTTCCCCTCCCCCGAGTGGAAGCATGACTGTTGACATTGATGCCCATATCCCGGAGCCTACCTCCTCACCTGGCCCACGCCGGTCAAGCCGTTCAACTCGTCGTCCGGCTTACCTCAAGGACTACATTACATATTAA